One part of the Thermoanaerobacterium sp. CMT5567-10 genome encodes these proteins:
- a CDS encoding L-fucose/L-arabinose isomerase family protein, with protein sequence MEDRVKIGFLPTRRNVFSKEDALKYKNLTRNKIENYNIDIVGIEDINDEGLLSDNADDIKKVIYKFKNENVDAVFVPHCNFGTEDAVAKVAKEINKPLLLWGPRDEAPLDDGMRLRDTQCGLFATGKILRRFNVPFSYLVNSYLDDLSFDRGFKNFISVANVVKKFNSLKILQISTRPEGFWTMIYNEGELLERFGIQITPVTLKDVEQRTLSVEKEDGTELKTTIEFIKSKFDCNEVSDLNVKRVAAFKVALNRLIKEKDCSAVAIQCWTALQVSLGIMPCLVNGLLTDEGIPVTCETDVHGAISAVIAQAASMNSAVPFFADLTIRHPENENGELLFHCGNFPPSLCSNDDKPKFKHHFLFESHAPGTAEFEIKGGNISIVRFDGDHGEYSLLLGKAKGIKGPYTRGTYLWVEVNDWPMWEEKLVKGPYVHHCVGIHHDVIPVLYEACNFIPGLRPDPVDPSEQEIKEFLRGR encoded by the coding sequence AATCGAGAATTATAATATTGACATTGTTGGTATTGAAGATATTAACGATGAAGGATTATTATCAGATAATGCAGATGACATAAAAAAAGTAATTTATAAATTCAAAAATGAAAACGTTGATGCTGTTTTTGTACCGCATTGCAATTTTGGTACGGAAGACGCTGTTGCCAAGGTTGCGAAAGAAATAAATAAACCATTGTTACTGTGGGGACCAAGGGATGAAGCGCCACTTGATGATGGAATGCGTCTTAGAGATACTCAGTGTGGATTATTTGCAACTGGAAAGATACTGCGGAGATTCAATGTACCATTTTCTTATTTAGTAAATAGTTATTTGGATGATTTATCTTTTGATAGAGGATTTAAGAATTTTATTTCTGTAGCAAATGTTGTGAAGAAATTTAATAGCCTTAAAATATTGCAAATTTCAACAAGACCAGAAGGCTTTTGGACGATGATTTACAATGAGGGTGAATTATTAGAACGTTTTGGCATTCAAATTACTCCTGTCACTTTAAAAGATGTTGAACAGAGAACATTGTCTGTTGAGAAGGAAGATGGTACCGAATTAAAGACGACAATAGAATTTATAAAATCAAAATTTGATTGTAATGAAGTAAGTGATTTAAATGTTAAAAGAGTAGCTGCTTTTAAAGTAGCTTTGAATAGATTAATAAAAGAAAAAGATTGTTCTGCAGTTGCTATACAATGTTGGACTGCATTACAGGTAAGTTTAGGAATCATGCCTTGTTTAGTAAATGGATTATTAACGGATGAAGGTATTCCTGTCACATGCGAAACGGATGTTCATGGGGCGATAAGTGCAGTTATAGCTCAGGCTGCATCAATGAATTCTGCAGTTCCATTTTTTGCAGATCTCACAATAAGGCATCCAGAAAATGAAAATGGTGAGCTGTTATTTCACTGTGGGAATTTCCCTCCATCTCTGTGTTCTAATGATGATAAACCTAAATTTAAACACCATTTCTTGTTTGAATCACATGCACCTGGTACGGCTGAATTCGAAATCAAAGGTGGCAATATTTCTATAGTAAGATTTGATGGTGATCATGGAGAATATTCTTTGCTTTTAGGGAAAGCTAAAGGAATTAAAGGACCGTATACCAGAGGTACATACCTATGGGTTGAAGTAAATGATTGGCCAATGTGGGAAGAAAAATTAGTTAAGGGACCTTATGTTCATCACTGCGTAGGAATACATCATGACGTCATTCCAGTTTTATATGAAGCATGCAATTTTATTCCTGGTTTGAGGCCAGATCCTGTCGATCCATCTGAACAAGAAATTAAAGAATTTTTAAGAGGAAGATAA